A window of Primulina huaijiensis isolate GDHJ02 chromosome 9, ASM1229523v2, whole genome shotgun sequence contains these coding sequences:
- the LOC140984202 gene encoding uncharacterized protein has translation MGDDGVKDEAMEILGLFQALPRLVVFDLDYTLWPFYCECRSKREMPSLYPHAKGILNALEEKGVDIAIASRSPTPDIANTFLEKLGVKSMFVSQEIFSSWTHKTDHFQRIHQKTGIPYNEMLFFDDEDRNIDTVSKMGVTSILVDNGVNLGAFRQGLSNFSQSKVSLEKNKQRWRNFSQKSSSSETKGHS, from the exons ATGGGAGACGATGGGGTGAAGGATGAAGCAATGGAGATTCTGGGATTGTTTCAGGCTCTCCCGCGTCTTGTTGTGTTCGATCTAGATTATACCCTCTGGCCTTTCTACTG TGAATGTCGTTCTAAACGTGAGATGCCATCATTATATCCTCATGCCAAAGGCATTTTGAATGCTCTCGAGGAGAAAGGCGTTGATATTGCTATTGCCTCAAGGTCGCCTACGCCTGATATAGCGAACACTTTCCTTGAGAAATTAGGGGTAAAATCAATGTTCGTTTCTCAG GAGATATTTTCCAGCTGGACCCACAAAACCGACCACTTTCAGAGAATCCATCAGAAGACGGGCATTCCATATAATGAAATGCTTTTTTTTGATGATGAGGATCGCAACATAGATACA GTTTCTAAAATGGGTGTTACAAGCATCTTGGTGGACAATGGTGTGAATCTAGGAGCTTTTAGACAGGGCCTCTCCAACTTTTCTCAAAGCAAGGTGTCATTGGAGAAGAACAAGCAAAGGTGGCGTAATTTTTC NCAGAAATCAAGTTCATCAGAAACGAAAGGCCACTCGTAA